The following are encoded together in the Nitrospirae bacterium CG2_30_53_67 genome:
- a CDS encoding arsenate reductase: MQAPAKKLKVLFLCTGNSCRSQMAEGWARRFLSDRIEPYSAGIEIHGLNPRAVAVMAEAGVDISRHRSKHVSELKDLKFDFVITVCDQARESCPLFPGNAKIIHRSFDDPPRLAQGARTEEEALAHYRRVRDEIMEFVKTLPDVLGR; encoded by the coding sequence ATGCAGGCTCCAGCAAAAAAGCTGAAGGTCCTCTTCCTCTGCACGGGGAACTCCTGCCGCAGCCAGATGGCCGAAGGGTGGGCCCGGCGCTTCCTCAGTGATCGGATTGAGCCCTATTCGGCGGGGATCGAAATACACGGGTTGAATCCCAGGGCCGTGGCCGTCATGGCCGAGGCGGGCGTGGACATCTCCCGTCACCGCTCCAAGCACGTGAGCGAACTCAAGGATCTCAAGTTCGATTTTGTGATCACGGTCTGCGACCAAGCCCGGGAGAGCTGCCCGCTTTTTCCGGGAAATGCGAAAATCATCCATCGCAGCTTTGATGACCCCCCCAGACTGGCCCAAGGGGCCCGGACCGAGGAGGAAGCCCTGGCCCATTACCGCCGCGTGCGGGATGAGATCATGGAGTTTGTGAAAACCCTGCCTGATGTCCTGGGACGGTAG
- a CDS encoding copper-translocating P-type ATPase — translation MEHSDVKNENHRDTSVRFREIAVLAFIPAMVGILILISWALDFWEIGHPFWHKGIALTAALFGGYTRFVEGFGDILKRRITVNVFVAVALTATIAIGEFRAAALIVFIMSVSGALEAYTLDKNRLHIRNLLDLAPRMATVRRGDEEISMPASEVRVGDIVIVRPGERIPVDGMVTAGASSVNQAPITGESMPVEKFIGSEVFSGSLNEAGRLEIETTKTGEDTTLARIVHLVEEAQRTRAPIQNMADRFTVWFLPTVLVLAVIGFFTSGDIKVSVSILLVACPCAFAIATPTAVTAGIANMARRAVLIKGGIFLELAGKIETLLVDKTGTFTLGRPRVMEVVALNGVLKEDVLRLASIAEKYSEHPLARAVLDRAREEKIQVPDPEKFRVESGRGVTAHWAGKDLLVGNREFLQGKGIALGEEIASLISHHVELGRTVILVADNAHPMGLISVADEIRPETVQSIVSLKAMGIRNITMLTGDNPRVARAVAAEIGVDDFRAGLLPEQKQEYVKRLQSEGQKVGMIGDGINDAPALALADVGIAMGAGGTDVAIDTADVTLMTDDLSRVAEFIWMSKKVIRRIKMNIFFSIIYNVIGLTLGSIGLLTPVLAVIFQEGGCITVVMSSTLLLWARPDGTGGSRTEAV, via the coding sequence ATGGAGCATTCTGACGTGAAGAATGAAAATCATAGGGATACATCTGTCCGGTTCCGGGAGATTGCCGTTCTTGCCTTTATCCCGGCGATGGTCGGGATCCTGATCCTGATCAGTTGGGCGCTGGATTTCTGGGAGATCGGGCATCCCTTCTGGCACAAGGGGATCGCCCTGACCGCGGCCCTGTTCGGCGGCTACACCCGGTTTGTTGAGGGCTTCGGGGATATCCTGAAACGTCGGATCACCGTGAATGTCTTTGTGGCCGTGGCCCTGACGGCAACGATCGCCATCGGAGAATTCCGGGCCGCGGCCCTGATCGTCTTCATCATGTCGGTCTCCGGGGCGCTCGAGGCCTACACCCTGGACAAGAACCGGCTGCACATCCGGAACCTGCTCGATCTCGCACCGAGAATGGCCACGGTCCGCCGCGGGGATGAGGAGATCTCCATGCCCGCGAGCGAGGTCCGGGTCGGGGACATCGTCATCGTACGGCCCGGGGAACGGATCCCCGTGGACGGGATGGTGACGGCAGGGGCAAGCAGTGTGAATCAGGCCCCCATCACCGGGGAATCCATGCCCGTGGAGAAATTCATCGGGAGCGAGGTTTTCTCCGGTTCCCTGAACGAGGCAGGCCGTCTTGAGATCGAGACCACCAAGACCGGCGAGGACACCACCCTGGCCCGGATCGTGCATCTGGTGGAAGAGGCGCAGAGGACCCGTGCCCCGATCCAGAACATGGCCGACCGGTTCACGGTCTGGTTCCTACCCACGGTGCTCGTGCTCGCGGTGATCGGCTTTTTCACCTCCGGGGACATCAAGGTCTCGGTCTCGATCCTGCTCGTGGCCTGCCCGTGCGCCTTTGCCATTGCCACGCCCACGGCCGTGACCGCGGGGATCGCCAACATGGCCCGGCGTGCCGTGCTGATCAAGGGCGGCATCTTTCTGGAGCTGGCCGGAAAGATCGAGACCCTTCTCGTGGACAAGACCGGGACCTTCACCCTCGGAAGGCCCAGGGTCATGGAGGTTGTGGCCTTGAACGGGGTGCTCAAAGAAGATGTGCTCCGGCTCGCATCCATCGCCGAAAAATACTCGGAACATCCGCTGGCCCGCGCCGTGCTTGACAGGGCCAGAGAGGAGAAGATCCAGGTCCCCGACCCTGAGAAATTCAGGGTTGAAAGCGGAAGGGGCGTCACAGCGCACTGGGCAGGCAAGGATCTTCTGGTCGGGAACCGTGAGTTCCTGCAGGGGAAAGGGATTGCCCTGGGAGAAGAGATCGCCTCGCTAATTTCCCACCATGTGGAACTGGGGAGGACCGTGATCCTGGTGGCCGACAATGCACATCCCATGGGGCTGATCTCCGTTGCCGACGAGATCCGTCCGGAGACCGTACAGTCCATCGTTTCCTTGAAGGCCATGGGCATCCGCAACATCACCATGCTCACAGGGGATAACCCGCGGGTGGCCAGGGCCGTGGCTGCCGAGATTGGTGTGGATGATTTCCGGGCCGGGCTTCTGCCGGAGCAGAAGCAGGAGTATGTCAAGCGTCTCCAGAGCGAGGGGCAGAAGGTCGGGATGATCGGAGACGGGATCAACGACGCCCCGGCGCTGGCCCTGGCCGATGTGGGGATCGCCATGGGCGCCGGGGGCACGGACGTGGCCATTGATACCGCGGATGTGACCCTCATGACCGATGACCTCTCCCGGGTCGCGGAATTCATTTGGATGTCCAAAAAGGTGATCCGGCGGATCAAGATGAACATCTTCTTTTCAATTATCTACAATGTTATCGGGCTTACTCTCGGAAGCATAGGCCTGCTCACCCCGGTCCTGGCGGTGATCTTTCAGGAAGGCGGGTGCATTACCGTGGTCATGAGCTCCACCCTGCTTCTCTGGGCCAGGCCGGATGGGACCGGGGGCTCCCGCACCGAGGCTGTATGA